A genomic stretch from Methanorbis rubei includes:
- a CDS encoding NAD-dependent epimerase/dehydratase family protein — MAYLRQKGVDIRIARIFNTYGPRIRADGIYGRVIPRFMDQIVHEQPVTIFGDGSQTRCFCYVTDTVVGLLRLAAYDGCTGEVVNIGSSHEMTILELAKMIYAICGKEENLTYHPMPQDDPTRRLPEVLKAETMIRWKADVTPEIGILQLLQFGVR; from the coding sequence ATGGCATATCTTCGTCAGAAAGGAGTTGATATCCGGATTGCACGGATTTTCAACACATATGGTCCGAGAATTCGTGCGGATGGTATCTATGGACGGGTTATCCCGCGTTTTATGGATCAGATTGTGCATGAGCAACCAGTAACGATATTTGGTGATGGATCACAAACGCGGTGTTTCTGTTACGTGACAGATACTGTTGTCGGTCTGTTGCGTTTGGCAGCGTATGACGGATGTACTGGGGAAGTGGTGAACATCGGTAGTTCTCATGAGATGACAATTCTGGAGCTTGCCAAAATGATTTATGCGATATGTGGCAAAGAGGAAAACCTTACTTATCATCCGATGCCTCAGGACGATCCGACTAGAAGACTGCCGGAGGTGTTGAAAGCAGAAACAATGATTCGGTGGAAGGCTGATGTTACACCGGAGATTGGGATTTTGCAGTTATTACAATTTGGAGTTCGATGA
- a CDS encoding NAD-dependent epimerase/dehydratase family protein codes for MSFNEINEIISKISPSYYEGKRVLVTGGAGFLGSWMCESLLALGARVICLDNYSSGREENIVHLQSNPNFTMIVQDVSEEFSLDGPFDYVFHLASRAGPFEFAEFPIEIIRSNTTGTMHALEIAAENRAKFLFTSTSETYGEPTVFPTPETYRGNVNAVGPRGCYDEAKRWWGGIVYGISSSERS; via the coding sequence ATGAGTTTTAATGAAATTAACGAAATTATCTCAAAAATATCTCCCTCATATTATGAGGGAAAAAGAGTCCTGGTAACTGGGGGTGCAGGTTTTCTTGGTTCATGGATGTGTGAGTCTCTTTTAGCACTTGGCGCAAGAGTAATCTGTCTTGATAACTACTCCAGCGGTCGCGAGGAAAATATAGTTCATCTTCAATCCAATCCGAACTTTACTATGATAGTGCAGGATGTTTCTGAGGAGTTTTCTCTCGATGGCCCATTTGATTATGTGTTCCACCTCGCATCTCGTGCAGGACCATTTGAGTTTGCCGAATTCCCTATTGAGATTATCCGATCGAATACTACCGGGACAATGCATGCTCTTGAGATTGCTGCAGAGAATCGGGCGAAATTTTTGTTTACTTCTACGAGTGAAACTTATGGGGAACCTACAGTTTTTCCGACACCGGAAACTTACCGAGGGAATGTGAATGCAGTTGGACCACGCGGATGTTATGATGAGGCGAAACGATGGTGGGGAGGCATTGTGTATGGCATATCTTCGTCAGAAAGGAGTTGA